Proteins encoded by one window of Xenopus tropicalis strain Nigerian chromosome 6, UCB_Xtro_10.0, whole genome shotgun sequence:
- the rnf152 gene encoding E3 ubiquitin-protein ligase RNF152, with protein sequence METLSQDSLLECQICFNYYSPRRRPKLLDCKHTCCSVCLQQMRASQKDLRCPWCRGVTKLPPGYSVSQLPDDPDVVAVIAIPHASENTPVFIKLPSNGCYMWPLPVSKERALLPGDIGCRLLPGNQQKPVTVVTMPMEQHPLHGNISQDIVEEEHERRGVVKSSTWSGVCTVILVACVLVFLLGIVLHNMSCISKRFTVISCG encoded by the coding sequence ATGGAAACATTGTCCCAGGATTCTTTACTGGAATGCCAAATTTGCTTTAATTATTATAGCCCTCGAAGAAGGCCAAAGTTACTTGACTGTAAACACACATGCTGCTCAGTCTGCTTACAGCAAATGAGGGCTAGTCAGAAAGACCTTAGATGCCCGTGGTGCAGAGGTGTGACTAAGTTGCCACCTGGATATTCTGTGTCCCAGCTGCCTGATGACCCAGACGTTGTTGCTGTAATTGCAATTCCTCATGCTTCAGAAAATACCCCAGTGTTCATTAAGTTGCCTAGCAATGGATGCTACATGTGGCCTCTGCCCGTAAGCAAAGAAAGGGCTTTGTTACCTGGCGATATTGGCTGCCGGCTACTACCTGGAAACCAACAAAAACCAGTCACAGTTGTGACCATGCCAATGGAACAACATCCTTTGCATGGCAACATTTCGCAGGACATTGTAGAAGAAGAACATGAAAGAAGAGGGGTTGTTAAAAGCTCTACCTGGTCTGGAGTTTGCACTGTGATTTTGGTAGCATGTGTACTAGTCTTCCTTCTTGGGATTGTCCTCCATAATATGTCTTGTATTTCAAAGCGTTTTACTGTAATATCTTGTGGTTGA